One part of the Microbacterium aurugineum genome encodes these proteins:
- a CDS encoding M15 family metallopeptidase: MPVLPHAQHAAPRSPIRGPALPIGVAVTAIGVLLSIGSLPSASSDAVPMPEPVAVLQVPTVQVGATTAADPCADPTVQEAVADGDDVATIAGFGGGRAFRDAVVAGNAPCVSLTDPARLWVVVNKSLPLDPPEYEPSDLASVPLQMTTPSGRVRTEVAAAVGAMADAAVEAGVGRIGANNGYRSYGLQVSTYDSHVRAQGQQGADAGSARPGHSEHQTGLAIDVVACGSGCGGLDGFGGTAQSDWVAAHAWEYGFIVRYEQVGTPVTGYAPEPWHLRYVGVDLAAAYHDGGYHTLEEFFGLPAAPDYGH; encoded by the coding sequence ATGCCCGTTCTGCCGCACGCTCAGCATGCGGCGCCGCGGTCCCCGATCCGGGGTCCTGCACTGCCGATCGGGGTGGCGGTGACCGCGATCGGCGTGCTGCTGTCCATCGGGTCCCTACCGTCGGCGTCATCGGACGCCGTCCCGATGCCGGAGCCGGTCGCGGTGCTGCAGGTGCCGACCGTGCAGGTGGGGGCGACGACGGCCGCGGACCCGTGTGCGGACCCGACTGTGCAAGAGGCGGTCGCCGACGGTGACGATGTGGCTACGATCGCGGGCTTCGGGGGTGGGCGGGCTTTTCGCGATGCGGTCGTCGCGGGCAACGCCCCCTGCGTCTCGCTCACCGACCCGGCACGTCTCTGGGTCGTGGTGAATAAGTCGCTTCCGCTGGACCCACCCGAGTACGAGCCCTCGGATCTCGCCTCCGTGCCGCTGCAGATGACGACGCCGTCCGGTCGGGTGCGCACCGAGGTGGCCGCTGCTGTCGGCGCGATGGCGGATGCGGCGGTCGAGGCGGGGGTCGGCCGCATCGGCGCGAACAACGGCTACCGCTCGTACGGACTGCAGGTGTCGACGTACGACTCGCACGTGCGTGCGCAGGGTCAGCAGGGCGCGGATGCGGGGTCGGCCCGCCCGGGGCACAGCGAGCATCAGACGGGTCTGGCCATCGACGTGGTGGCCTGCGGTTCCGGCTGCGGGGGCCTGGACGGTTTCGGCGGGACGGCGCAGAGCGACTGGGTCGCCGCGCACGCCTGGGAGTACGGGTTCATCGTCCGCTACGAACAGGTCGGCACGCCGGTGACCGGTTATGCGCCGGAGCCCTGGCATCTCCGCTACGTCGGCGTCGACCTCGCCGCGGCGTATCACGATGGCGGATATCACACGCTGGAGGAGTTCTTCGGGCTCCCGGCGGCCCCCGATTACGGGCACTGA
- a CDS encoding Rv2578c family radical SAM protein — MRWQGQKLGEVDASALPGMEDRSNVLRTVTTPEFAGMTFHEVLSKSALNHVPGASRMPFAWTINPYRGCSHACVYCFARGTHEYLDLDGGSDFDSQIVVKVNVVEVLEKELRKGSWEHETVALGTNTDPYQRAEGRYKLMPGIIETLAASGTPMSILTKGTLIRRDIPLLVKAAERVPVDVQMSIAMYDDELQKAIEPGTPTTQARLDTVRALTDAGFRVTVFLMPIMPHMTDSLKAIDNALLRIKEAGARRVVYGALHLRPGVKPWFFQWLDTHRPDLVSSYRGLYPGASVEAPKPYRQWLAKRARPLIRMHGLDGRHEDDYPRRDRPTFTPSPARTAAPEPQPMLF, encoded by the coding sequence ATGCGGTGGCAGGGACAGAAGCTCGGAGAGGTGGATGCCTCAGCGCTGCCGGGGATGGAAGATCGCAGCAACGTGCTGCGCACGGTGACGACTCCCGAGTTCGCGGGCATGACGTTTCACGAGGTTCTGTCGAAGTCGGCCCTGAACCACGTGCCCGGTGCCTCCCGGATGCCCTTCGCCTGGACGATCAACCCCTACCGCGGATGCAGTCATGCCTGCGTCTACTGCTTCGCCCGCGGCACGCACGAGTATCTCGACCTGGACGGCGGCTCCGACTTCGACTCGCAGATCGTCGTCAAGGTCAACGTGGTGGAGGTGCTCGAGAAGGAGTTGCGAAAGGGGAGCTGGGAGCACGAGACCGTCGCCCTGGGCACCAACACCGATCCGTATCAGCGCGCCGAAGGGCGATACAAGCTCATGCCGGGCATCATCGAGACGCTCGCCGCCTCGGGTACGCCGATGTCGATCCTCACCAAAGGCACGTTGATCCGCCGCGACATCCCCCTGCTCGTGAAGGCCGCTGAGCGGGTGCCCGTCGACGTGCAGATGTCCATCGCGATGTACGACGATGAATTGCAGAAGGCGATCGAACCCGGCACCCCGACCACGCAGGCCCGTCTCGACACGGTGCGTGCACTGACGGATGCCGGTTTCCGCGTCACCGTCTTCCTGATGCCGATCATGCCGCATATGACCGACTCACTCAAGGCGATCGACAACGCGCTCCTGCGCATCAAGGAGGCCGGGGCTCGCAGGGTCGTCTACGGCGCCCTGCACCTGCGACCGGGCGTGAAGCCGTGGTTCTTCCAGTGGCTCGACACTCACCGGCCCGACCTGGTCTCCTCGTATCGCGGCCTCTATCCGGGGGCCTCCGTCGAGGCTCCGAAGCCGTACCGGCAGTGGCTCGCCAAACGCGCGCGTCCCCTCATCCGGATGCACGGGCTCGATGGCCGTCATGAAGACGACTATCCCCGGCGCGACCGCCCGACGTTCACACCGTCACCGGCCAGGACGGCCGCACCCGAGCCGCAGCCGATGCTCTTCTGA
- a CDS encoding YaeQ family protein, with the protein MAIGSTVHTFEVQLADTDRGVYEDYSLRVARHPSETDAYMLTRVLAYGLEFAEGIAFGGSISSTEEPAVLVRDLTGLITTWVEIGAPDAERLHYGSRLAERTVVYTHRDPAKVMAPWADKRIHRREDLRVHSFDPGFIDTAAALIERRNTMTLTVTEGVLYLDLNGTNLTSTVHVHELA; encoded by the coding sequence ATGGCGATCGGTTCCACAGTCCACACATTCGAGGTGCAGCTCGCTGACACCGATCGCGGCGTCTACGAGGACTACTCCCTGCGCGTGGCGCGGCATCCGTCCGAGACCGACGCGTACATGCTCACCCGCGTGCTCGCCTACGGGCTCGAGTTCGCGGAGGGCATCGCGTTCGGCGGCAGCATCTCATCGACCGAGGAGCCCGCCGTTCTCGTGCGCGACCTCACCGGCCTCATCACCACCTGGGTCGAGATCGGTGCGCCGGACGCCGAACGACTTCACTACGGCAGCAGACTCGCCGAGCGCACCGTCGTGTACACCCACCGCGACCCCGCCAAAGTGATGGCACCGTGGGCGGACAAGCGCATCCACCGCCGAGAGGACCTCCGCGTCCACAGCTTCGACCCCGGCTTCATCGACACCGCGGCCGCCCTGATCGAGCGCCGGAACACGATGACCCTGACCGTGACCGAGGGCGTCCTCTACCTCGACCTCAACGGCACGAACCTCACCTCGACCGTGCACGTGCACGAGCTGGCCTGA
- a CDS encoding DEAD/DEAH box helicase has product MPKNKKPKGGRPSANFEPRYGAKKTSFHDRHNGGPARDGARTERGGRSDAGERRSAPAAGGYDRRPGSRSAGHRGYRPAEAETGAPKQRWSASERAGRDEARGIRNRAESGRREAPHHRNERPRFDERSDRPRYNDRPSSGGRFDDRPRRDDRGGQRPTGPGTYRDDRGGDRPRRDDRAGTQRQGFRDNDHRDGGRPGRDDRRGAERPRYNSDRGAERPRYDRDERPRRDDRGAERSYDADRARRAFDRDRTQRSYEGGRDERSRPSTGGAYRTERPRPLTSDTRGRPARNERPSRNDWNATGRPASTGAKFAPGDDVVHERLEAKSVAAVEVDGVTFGDLGLGSNIVETLAGMGAATPFPIQAASIPAVLGGRDVLARGRTGSGKTIAFGAPLVERVLQSQAGKRREFGRSPRAIILAPTRELALQIDRTIQPIARSVGLFTTQIYGGVPQGRQVGALKKGVDIVIGTPGRIEDLINQGKLDLSDCRIAVLDEADHMCELGFVEPVQRILRHAADGSQKLLFSATLDREVAALVDEFLVDPAVYEVAGEDQDSSTIEHRVLVIEHRDKADILTSLVDRAGKTLVFARTRAYADMLAEQFDDAGIPAVSLHGDLNQAKRTRNLERLTSGRVNVLVATDVAARGIHVDDIDLVVQADAPDEYKTYLHRSGRTGRAGRSGRVVTLITRQRQRRMTELLDRAEIDAPFENARLDDDIIEEIAGRVPTAADLTA; this is encoded by the coding sequence ATGCCGAAGAACAAGAAGCCCAAGGGCGGACGCCCGTCCGCGAACTTCGAGCCGCGCTACGGCGCGAAGAAGACCTCCTTCCACGATCGCCACAACGGTGGGCCCGCCCGTGACGGGGCGCGCACCGAGCGTGGTGGACGATCGGATGCCGGGGAGCGTCGCTCCGCGCCCGCCGCCGGTGGCTACGACCGGCGTCCCGGTAGCCGCAGCGCCGGCCACCGCGGCTACCGTCCGGCCGAGGCCGAGACGGGTGCGCCCAAGCAGCGCTGGAGCGCATCCGAGCGCGCGGGCCGCGATGAAGCCCGTGGCATCCGCAACCGCGCCGAGTCCGGGCGTCGCGAGGCCCCGCACCACCGCAACGAGCGCCCCCGCTTCGACGAGCGCTCCGACCGTCCGCGGTACAACGACCGGCCCAGCTCCGGCGGACGGTTCGACGACCGTCCGCGGCGTGACGACCGTGGCGGACAGCGCCCCACCGGTCCCGGAACCTACCGCGATGACCGCGGCGGTGACCGTCCGCGCCGTGACGACCGCGCAGGCACTCAGCGTCAGGGCTTCCGTGACAACGACCACCGCGACGGTGGGCGCCCTGGCCGCGACGACCGCCGCGGTGCCGAGCGTCCCCGGTACAACAGCGACCGTGGCGCTGAGCGTCCCCGGTACGACCGTGACGAGCGTCCGCGCCGTGACGACCGTGGGGCCGAGCGTTCCTATGACGCCGACCGCGCACGCCGTGCCTTCGACCGCGACCGCACGCAGCGTTCGTACGAGGGGGGCCGCGATGAGCGGTCGCGTCCGTCGACCGGTGGGGCCTACCGCACCGAGCGTCCGCGCCCGCTGACCTCGGACACGCGGGGGCGTCCGGCGCGCAACGAGCGTCCGAGCCGCAACGACTGGAACGCCACCGGCCGCCCGGCCTCCACCGGAGCCAAGTTCGCGCCGGGTGACGACGTGGTGCATGAGCGCCTCGAGGCGAAGTCCGTCGCTGCGGTCGAGGTCGACGGCGTGACCTTCGGTGACCTCGGTCTCGGCTCGAACATCGTCGAGACCCTCGCCGGCATGGGGGCGGCGACGCCGTTCCCGATCCAGGCGGCCAGCATCCCGGCCGTGCTCGGCGGTCGCGACGTGCTCGCTCGCGGGCGCACCGGTTCGGGCAAGACCATCGCCTTCGGCGCCCCGCTCGTCGAGCGCGTGCTGCAGTCGCAGGCCGGCAAGCGGCGTGAGTTCGGACGGTCGCCGCGCGCGATCATCCTCGCGCCGACGCGCGAGCTCGCGCTGCAGATCGACCGTACGATCCAGCCCATCGCCCGCAGCGTCGGCCTGTTCACCACGCAGATCTACGGTGGTGTGCCGCAGGGCCGCCAGGTGGGCGCGCTCAAGAAGGGCGTCGACATCGTCATCGGCACGCCCGGTCGTATCGAAGACCTCATCAACCAGGGCAAGCTCGACCTCTCGGACTGCCGCATCGCGGTGCTCGACGAGGCCGACCACATGTGCGAGCTCGGATTCGTCGAGCCCGTGCAGCGCATCCTGCGTCACGCTGCGGACGGCAGCCAGAAGCTCCTGTTCTCGGCCACGCTCGACCGTGAGGTCGCGGCGCTCGTCGACGAGTTCCTCGTGGACCCCGCCGTGTACGAGGTCGCCGGGGAGGACCAGGACTCCAGCACGATCGAGCACCGGGTGCTCGTGATCGAGCACCGTGACAAAGCCGACATCCTCACGTCGCTCGTCGACCGCGCGGGCAAGACCCTCGTCTTCGCTCGCACCCGTGCCTACGCCGACATGCTGGCCGAGCAGTTCGACGACGCCGGCATCCCCGCGGTCTCGCTGCACGGTGACCTGAACCAGGCGAAGCGCACGCGCAACCTGGAGCGTCTGACCTCGGGCCGCGTGAACGTGCTCGTCGCGACGGACGTCGCCGCCCGCGGCATCCACGTCGACGACATCGACCTGGTCGTGCAGGCCGATGCCCCGGACGAGTACAAGACGTACCTGCACCGTTCGGGTCGTACCGGGCGAGCGGGTCGTTCGGGCCGCGTCGTGACGCTGATCACGCGTCAGCGCCAGCGTCGCATGACCGAGCTGCTCGACCGTGCCGAGATCGACGCGCCGTTCGAGAACGCGCGCCTCGACGACGACATCATCGAGGAGATCGCCGGCCGCGTGCCGACAGCGGCCGACCTGACTGCCTGA
- a CDS encoding aldose 1-epimerase family protein — protein MSTASPTGTQITLRRGEVDAQIAQVGASLRSLRIGGVDLVPPYPLDLPTPACSGVVLVPWPNRVRDGRWDDDGTARALAITEPKLNNASHGLLRFTSYEVSQTDTEAVLRATIVPQTGYPYLVETAVTYTLASDGIQVAHALTNHSDTPAPVALGTHPFVTIGDVDPHDLTLRIPAKTAFETDERMLPTGTRPADTALRDGVRLGDVSLDTGFTDLTRDPDGRVRHSLTAPDGRRVTLWQGEGFDYVQVYTTPAYPGQSLAVAIEPMTAPADALNSGLGIRRLAPEETWTLHWGITFS, from the coding sequence GTGAGTACCGCTTCCCCCACCGGCACCCAGATCACCCTCCGACGCGGCGAGGTGGATGCGCAGATCGCCCAGGTCGGTGCGTCCCTGCGTTCGCTGCGCATCGGCGGTGTCGATCTCGTGCCGCCGTATCCCCTCGACCTGCCGACTCCCGCGTGTTCCGGTGTGGTGCTCGTGCCGTGGCCGAACCGGGTGCGCGACGGACGCTGGGATGACGACGGCACCGCGCGAGCGCTCGCGATCACCGAGCCGAAGTTGAACAATGCGAGCCACGGACTGCTGCGCTTCACCTCCTACGAGGTGTCGCAGACCGACACCGAAGCCGTGCTGCGAGCGACCATCGTGCCGCAGACCGGCTATCCGTATCTGGTCGAGACCGCGGTGACCTACACCCTCGCTTCCGACGGCATCCAGGTCGCGCACGCCCTCACCAACCACTCGGACACCCCGGCGCCGGTCGCGCTGGGCACGCATCCGTTCGTCACGATCGGCGATGTCGACCCGCACGACCTCACGCTGAGGATCCCCGCGAAGACCGCGTTCGAGACCGATGAGCGGATGCTGCCGACCGGGACGCGTCCGGCGGATACCGCGCTGCGGGATGGCGTCCGCCTGGGAGACGTGAGCCTCGACACCGGCTTCACCGATCTCACGCGCGACCCGGACGGGCGGGTACGCCACTCGCTCACCGCACCGGACGGCCGTCGCGTGACCCTGTGGCAGGGTGAGGGCTTCGACTACGTGCAGGTGTACACCACACCCGCTTATCCCGGACAGAGCCTCGCGGTCGCGATCGAGCCGATGACCGCGCCCGCCGATGCGCTCAACAGCGGCCTCGGCATCCGCCGCCTCGCCCCGGAAGAGACCTGGACCCTGCACTGGGGCATCACGTTCAGCTGA
- a CDS encoding efflux RND transporter permease subunit: protein MSKLAILSLKNRALIALITIVAAVFGGLALTNLKQELIPSLELPALVVMTTYPGASPEVVENDVSTPVESAIQGVPGLESTTATSTTNASIVQAMFAYGTNLATAEQKIQQAINRISSQLPEDVSPQVLSVSIDDFPVIQVAVTGFEDADNAQAELESVAIPDLEDVDGVNAAEIVGGVGQRISITPDTAKLAAAGLSTQAISSALQQNGTLFPGGDITEDGQTLTVQTGAKIASVEEIAALPLVGTDLTIGDVASVVQESDPVTSISRVDGKDALSISITKLPAANTVEVSNGVIAALDEIGKAFPDAEFTVIFDQAPFIVQSIETLATEGLLGLVFAVIVILVFLLSIRSTLVTAISIPTSVLITFIGLQAFGYSLNVLTLGALTIAIGRVVDDSIVVIENIKRHYVGDADKGDAIRLAVREVAMAITASTITTVAVFLPIVFVGDMVGELFRPFAMTVTIAMVASLLVALTIVPVLAYWFLKPGKPLLDEHGTPIDPEHPDAPPTQLQRVYRPILAWTLKHSGVTVILAVVVLGATLAAAPLMKVNFLGDSGQNTMTITQDLGPSASLQAKSDAAVAVEDALLDIDGIEHVQASIGTSGSALSDAFSGGAGVTYSVLTDSDADQEKLRADVQDAIDGLGDEVGDVAVSASAGFGSSDIEITVSAPNSDDLQTATTALVDELDGRDGVGQVTDNLAASLPYIAVVVDREAAAQRGLSEVAVGSIVSNTMRPQQAGSVEIDDTALTVYIVTPEPPTTVEALKELAIPTPLGVVQLQDIATVEQRNGPTSITTEQGRRTSTITVPPASDNLATATQSVNEALAAVDLPDGASAEVGGVASQQADSFSQLGLAMLAAILIVYVVMVATFKSLRQPLLLLVSVPFAATGAILLQIVTGVPLGVASLIGVLMLIGIVVTNAIVLVDLVNQYREKGLSTVEAVKAGGEKRLRPILMTALATILALTPMALGITGHGGFISQPLAIVVIGGLLSSTVLTLIVLPTLYNLVEGAKERRAARKAGGSDAGGAPEPDAPVDPDASGAAAAPAGSVLIDTSGLPHARQLTRRELRDRE, encoded by the coding sequence TTGTCGAAACTCGCCATCCTGAGCCTCAAGAACCGTGCGCTCATCGCCCTCATCACCATCGTCGCGGCGGTGTTCGGCGGGCTCGCGCTCACGAACCTCAAGCAGGAGCTCATCCCTTCGCTCGAGCTGCCGGCGCTCGTCGTCATGACGACCTATCCCGGGGCCTCGCCCGAGGTGGTCGAGAACGACGTGTCCACGCCGGTCGAGTCGGCGATCCAGGGCGTCCCCGGGCTCGAGTCGACCACCGCGACCAGTACCACGAACGCCTCGATCGTGCAGGCGATGTTCGCCTACGGTACGAACCTCGCCACGGCCGAGCAGAAGATCCAGCAGGCGATCAACCGGATCTCCTCGCAGCTGCCCGAAGACGTCAGCCCGCAGGTGCTGTCGGTGTCGATCGATGACTTCCCCGTGATCCAGGTCGCCGTCACCGGATTCGAGGATGCCGACAACGCCCAGGCCGAGCTCGAATCCGTCGCGATCCCCGACCTCGAGGACGTCGACGGGGTCAACGCCGCGGAGATCGTCGGTGGCGTCGGACAGCGCATCAGCATCACCCCCGACACGGCGAAGCTCGCCGCCGCGGGTCTGAGCACACAGGCCATCAGCTCGGCGCTGCAGCAGAACGGCACCCTGTTCCCGGGTGGCGACATCACGGAGGACGGCCAGACGCTCACGGTGCAGACCGGGGCCAAGATCGCCTCGGTCGAGGAGATCGCCGCGCTTCCGCTGGTGGGCACCGACCTCACCATCGGCGATGTGGCCAGCGTCGTGCAGGAGTCCGACCCCGTCACCTCGATCTCACGTGTCGACGGCAAGGATGCGCTGTCGATCTCGATCACGAAGCTGCCCGCCGCCAACACTGTCGAGGTGTCCAACGGCGTGATCGCGGCCCTCGACGAGATCGGCAAGGCATTCCCCGATGCCGAGTTCACCGTGATCTTCGACCAGGCGCCCTTCATCGTGCAGTCGATCGAGACGCTCGCGACGGAGGGTCTGCTCGGCCTCGTCTTCGCCGTGATCGTCATCCTGGTCTTCCTGCTCTCGATCCGCTCGACCCTCGTGACGGCGATCTCGATCCCGACCAGCGTGCTCATCACGTTCATCGGATTGCAGGCGTTCGGCTACTCGCTGAACGTGCTGACGCTCGGCGCGCTCACGATCGCGATCGGTCGAGTGGTCGACGACTCCATCGTGGTGATCGAGAACATCAAACGTCACTACGTCGGCGATGCCGACAAGGGCGATGCGATCCGTCTCGCCGTGCGCGAGGTCGCGATGGCGATCACCGCCTCGACGATCACGACCGTCGCCGTGTTCCTGCCGATCGTCTTCGTCGGCGACATGGTCGGCGAGCTGTTCCGACCGTTCGCGATGACGGTGACGATCGCGATGGTGGCCTCGCTCCTGGTCGCGCTCACCATCGTGCCTGTGCTCGCCTACTGGTTCCTGAAGCCCGGCAAGCCGCTGCTCGACGAGCATGGAACGCCGATCGACCCCGAGCACCCCGATGCTCCGCCGACGCAGCTCCAGCGCGTGTACCGGCCGATCCTCGCCTGGACGCTGAAGCACTCGGGTGTCACGGTCATCCTGGCTGTCGTGGTGCTCGGCGCCACGCTCGCCGCGGCACCGCTGATGAAGGTCAACTTCCTCGGAGACTCCGGGCAGAACACCATGACCATCACGCAGGACCTCGGTCCGTCGGCGAGCCTGCAGGCGAAGTCGGATGCGGCCGTCGCGGTCGAGGACGCCCTGCTCGACATCGACGGCATCGAGCACGTGCAGGCCTCGATCGGCACCAGCGGCTCGGCACTCAGCGATGCCTTCTCGGGCGGAGCGGGTGTCACGTACTCGGTGCTGACCGACTCCGACGCCGACCAGGAGAAGCTCCGCGCCGATGTGCAGGACGCGATCGACGGACTCGGTGACGAGGTCGGCGATGTGGCCGTGTCCGCCTCCGCGGGATTCGGCTCGAGCGACATCGAGATCACGGTCAGCGCACCGAACTCCGATGACCTGCAGACCGCGACCACGGCACTCGTCGACGAGCTCGACGGCCGGGACGGAGTGGGTCAGGTCACCGACAACCTCGCCGCATCGCTGCCGTACATCGCGGTCGTGGTCGATCGCGAAGCGGCCGCTCAGCGCGGGCTCTCCGAGGTCGCGGTCGGCTCGATCGTGTCGAACACCATGCGTCCGCAGCAGGCCGGTTCCGTCGAGATCGACGACACCGCGCTGACCGTCTACATCGTCACGCCCGAGCCGCCGACCACGGTCGAGGCGCTCAAGGAGCTGGCGATCCCGACGCCGCTCGGCGTGGTGCAGCTGCAGGACATCGCGACCGTCGAGCAGCGCAACGGCCCGACGTCGATCACGACCGAGCAGGGGCGGCGCACCTCGACGATCACGGTGCCGCCTGCATCCGACAACCTCGCCACCGCCACACAGTCGGTGAACGAGGCGCTCGCCGCGGTCGACCTGCCCGACGGTGCCTCCGCCGAGGTCGGTGGCGTGGCGTCGCAGCAGGCGGACTCGTTCTCGCAGCTGGGCCTCGCGATGCTCGCGGCGATCCTGATCGTCTACGTGGTGATGGTCGCGACCTTCAAGTCGCTGCGTCAGCCGCTGCTGCTGCTCGTCTCGGTGCCGTTCGCGGCGACCGGCGCGATCCTGCTGCAGATCGTCACGGGAGTGCCGCTCGGTGTCGCCTCGCTGATCGGTGTGCTGATGCTGATCGGCATCGTGGTGACGAATGCGATCGTGCTCGTCGACCTGGTGAACCAGTACCGGGAGAAGGGACTGTCGACCGTCGAGGCGGTCAAGGCCGGTGGGGAGAAGCGTCTGCGTCCGATCCTCATGACCGCGCTCGCGACGATCCTCGCCCTCACCCCGATGGCGCTCGGCATCACCGGGCACGGCGGGTTCATCTCCCAGCCGCTGGCGATCGTCGTGATCGGCGGACTCCTGTCCTCGACCGTGCTGACACTGATCGTGCTGCCGACGCTCTACAACCTCGTCGAGGGTGCCAAGGAGCGGCGGGCTGCGCGCAAGGCGGGCGGGTCGGATGCCGGCGGGGCGCCCGAGCCGGATGCTCCGGTCGATCCCGATGCGTCGGGCGCTGCAGCAGCTCCGGCCGGTTCGGTGCTGATCGACACGTCTGGTCTGCCGCACGCACGGCAGCTCACCCGGCGCGAACTGCGCGACCGGGAGTAG
- a CDS encoding TetR/AcrR family transcriptional regulator codes for MKHGARRRRDPEARRREIVTAAAELIVEVGAEAVTHRMVAARAGVPLGATTQYFDTLDDLRAAAFRALAEEVDARLDGVRQTLTERGVSPHTIATLIADSMEDAHAVQADRAVVTAAVHDPRLRELARHLSDRLVELLEPTYGEDRARAAMIFIDGVMWNMQIRDDRLAQPFIETALARILGDSVSTPTATTATP; via the coding sequence ATGAAGCATGGTGCGCGTCGGCGACGTGACCCTGAGGCGCGCCGCCGGGAGATCGTGACCGCCGCGGCGGAACTGATCGTCGAGGTGGGCGCCGAGGCCGTCACGCACCGTATGGTGGCCGCCCGCGCCGGCGTGCCCCTCGGTGCGACGACTCAGTACTTCGACACCCTCGACGACCTCCGTGCTGCGGCCTTCCGCGCGCTTGCCGAAGAGGTTGACGCGCGCCTCGACGGTGTCCGTCAGACGCTCACCGAGCGCGGCGTCTCGCCGCACACGATCGCCACCCTGATCGCCGACAGCATGGAGGACGCGCACGCCGTCCAGGCCGACCGCGCGGTGGTGACCGCAGCCGTGCACGATCCGCGGCTGCGCGAACTCGCTCGTCACCTCTCCGACCGGCTCGTGGAACTCCTCGAACCGACCTATGGTGAAGATCGGGCCCGTGCAGCGATGATCTTCATCGACGGCGTCATGTGGAACATGCAGATCCGCGACGACCGCCTTGCACAGCCCTTCATCGAGACCGCACTGGCGCGGATCCTCGGAGATTCCGTCTCCACTCCGACCGCAACGACAGCCACACCCTGA
- a CDS encoding DMT family transporter codes for MSAPRVATRSVSSSTDRVRLALESLALVVLLAATWVVAGYTLEGAGVGVVSAGRTGFAALGLLLLALLSHGGGRRSAPTHPPVSARRYTWWQLGVLAFTGVAGYTMLSTIAIAFAGPTIPSLILALSPVVVLLLESLLTRARVRPLVLVATVIAIAGAVLYIVPRLRGAAEPGLVWGVLAAVGAMLSMAVYGLYFAHVNRGYRGPMTPRILPVFTLGSMPLVVWAAAEVSGGGPVALVTLIALLVLGLGIYVPAYVVQHRIILTAGPAYAALLGLAVPPVVGVASAAVGLSPLPGPMQAGGIVLTLAGMLAVIRMKFHPSNVAGSERGRNTRRPVRF; via the coding sequence ATGAGTGCACCGCGGGTCGCCACGAGATCGGTCTCATCGAGCACCGATCGCGTGCGGCTCGCGCTCGAATCCCTCGCGTTGGTCGTGCTCCTCGCGGCGACCTGGGTCGTCGCGGGATACACGCTGGAGGGAGCCGGCGTCGGCGTGGTGTCTGCAGGGCGCACCGGCTTCGCGGCGCTCGGACTCCTGCTGCTCGCGCTGCTGTCGCACGGGGGCGGAAGGCGATCCGCGCCGACGCACCCGCCCGTCTCCGCTCGCCGCTACACCTGGTGGCAGCTCGGGGTGCTCGCCTTCACCGGCGTCGCAGGCTACACGATGCTCTCGACCATCGCGATCGCGTTCGCCGGGCCCACCATCCCCAGCCTCATCCTCGCGCTGTCCCCCGTCGTCGTGCTTCTTCTGGAGAGCCTGCTGACGAGAGCTCGGGTTCGGCCCCTCGTACTGGTAGCGACCGTCATCGCCATCGCTGGTGCCGTGCTGTACATCGTTCCTCGCCTGCGCGGTGCCGCAGAGCCCGGCCTCGTCTGGGGGGTGCTGGCGGCCGTCGGCGCGATGCTCTCGATGGCCGTCTACGGGCTCTACTTCGCCCACGTCAATCGGGGCTACCGCGGCCCGATGACCCCGCGCATCCTGCCCGTCTTCACCCTGGGGAGCATGCCGCTGGTGGTGTGGGCGGCCGCGGAGGTGAGCGGCGGCGGGCCGGTGGCGCTGGTCACGCTCATCGCCCTGTTGGTGCTGGGGTTGGGGATCTACGTGCCCGCCTACGTGGTGCAGCACCGCATCATTCTGACCGCGGGCCCCGCCTATGCTGCGCTTCTCGGCCTGGCCGTACCGCCGGTCGTCGGCGTCGCCTCTGCTGCCGTCGGTCTCTCCCCGCTGCCGGGGCCCATGCAGGCGGGGGGCATCGTCCTCACCCTCGCGGGCATGCTCGCCGTGATCCGCATGAAGTTCCATCCATCGAATGTTGCGGGATCAGAAAGGGGCCGGAACACGCGACGCCCGGTCCGTTTTTGA